tcataattattaattttttttgaggAATTAATCCCTGTTATCTGAAACGAGTGATTGAGTTGAGTATTCCAATGCATTCCAATGCTTAACCGGTATTTGGCGACCCAAAACTATTGACTGTGCGTCTAGCTGTATTTTCGTTACCGAATTCCAGCGGTTAATTTCTGGAATTTCCGGGAACTGTCGCTGCGACATGACTCTCCTATTGGTTAAGAACTGGGTAGCAAAATACTGACCTCCGTGAAGTTGGCCCCCgaagttgttatttttaaatctaattaATGCAATTCGTTTGAGAATCGTTTGAGAGGGTTtgagagtaaagaaaaatcgtttgagaGTTAATAGTTTTTccggaaaattaattttaattttgggTGTGAAGTTGGCCCCCATATTTTCTATCTCCTCAAAAAATAGACTTagacgtttaattttttttttaatcgtttgagaatcgtttgagaggatttaagagtagaaaaaaactgttggagagttaatattttaattgatattaaataattattcaatgtgCGAAAACGtcggataaatttattatacgacTTTATTCCAAAAGTTCTTTCGCTCTTTGAACATTATTGCTCTCGTTGGAATGTTGCTTAATTTTTTGAAGgattaattgattttgttactGGAGAACACACGATGAAACAGAAACGCCAGTTTCTTCGGCGCAGAACACTCACGACCAGCCTCCAGCTGATTTTAGATACTATACACTACGCATGTACACCGCACATATCCATTGCGCAGGCCGGAAGTGCTCGGAAACTAGGGGAAATCATGGGGAAATCAATCACTCAATAATTATGgaatatcaattaaaatattaactctctaacagtttttttctactctcaaatgattaaaaaaaattaaacgtccAAGTCCATTTTTTGAGGAGATAGAAAATATTGGGGCCAACTTCACAcccaaaattaaaatcaattttccggAAAAACTATTAACtctcaaacgatttttctttactctcaAAACCTCTCAAACGATTCTCAAACGAATTGCATtaattagatttaaaaataataacttcgGGGGGCCAACTTCACGGAGGTAAAATACTGCGGCAGCAGTAGTTTTGAAAATCCGGACTAAGAAGGATATGTGTGCCTGCAAGAATTTAGGGTACGTTTCGAAATTATCTGGCAGCATTAAAAACTCCCTAAGATAGAGGCAGAGCTACCTACGAACTCggcagcgcaaaagagataaaagattaTTGACAGCATTGGGATTTAATATCGGAACGCACCTATCGTAAATGGTTGTAGCTGCATTCAAGATGGCCGCGTTGAGTCCGGCTCAACAGGatgtggaaatttttcatgccgATTATTTGGTTGTAAAATTCTGtaagtttcagattttttcatcgagcCGTTTCCGATATCATCGTGGGAGTTTGCCGGATAGATAGAGAGACTGACAGACAAAGCAACACTTCTctaaaaacctgtttttcggATTCTAGATGGCCGCGTCGAGTCCATTAAATTCGACAATTTCTGATGCGTTCCAAAATTAGCTTCCAGTGTTGTCGACATGTTTTTATCTCTCTTGCACTGCCGAGTTCGTGAGTTAGCTCTGCCTTTATCCTAGGTAGTCTTTAGTGTTGGCCATCAACACCGATGGTGTTGGCAGCCAGTACAAAACGCACGCTTCGTTGTACATACTCATAGAGTTATAGAGCCCTATGGTCAGTGCCATGGTCGTAGTCTCATCTATCATCTGATTTAGATTCTCGATGTGTTTGGAACAGCCTTATCTACCTGCTTATCTAAACTTCAATAGATAAATGATTGTATTCTACTGTATTTCTAGTGAACAACGTTGTTTTGTGATATCGTAGTGCAggttaaaattataaataagccgtcttcttaaaaaaaatttaacttttcAATATACAACGTCCTGCACTTGTTTTATCCTCCAAAACACTTACATTCATCTGCATTACACGATGGACAATTTTTCTACGCAGAGGTACACCGAGACTAAAATGGAAAGCTTTGATTCTTGTATGATCGATGCTCCTAACCAACAACCAGAAATGGTTCAATCAGTCACAGAACAGTCGCAGCCGCAGCAGCAAATAGACTCTCAAGAAAGTCACGATGGTATGCATCCACAGCATCAGTCAACACCGTTGCCGTTAATACAAATTCAACCAAACTCTCAGCCAAATGCAACACTTACTCCGGTACGACTTCCGGCAATCCTGGATGGAGAATTCTTCACCGTAATCAGAGTTCAGGAGACGAATGTCACAGTCAGATGTCTACAGTGTCAGAAATTGCTCAACGGGAACCTCAAATCAACTGGGAATTTTCTTAGTCACGTCAAAGTATGATACACttataattcattattatGTTTAAAGTATGACCATtccttttcatttatttatgaagTATTAATCTAACAGTTCTCTTCTTTCAGAGAGTACACCcgtttttgattgaaaaaattaaaacaaaatcgAATCAAAGGAAACCTGCCACTGTTTATATAGACATGACTGCTGACTCCTGTCCAGAAATCGTCAGAACTAAGAGAGGATATAGGAAATGTTACAAAAGTGTAAGGTTTTACTGGCATTAGTATTCCATTTATGTGTAGATCCTCGAAATTCTGTTAAATGCATTATCTTTCATATTCCAACTTAATCCAAAGtcgttatacatatagacCATGTTGGGTGggccaacaaatttttttttcacacgtgcctcaaaattttaagtatgtcaaatagaatatctcagccaaatatgagctcttaatactGATATTCAGAAAtgcctattttattttttcctttttccatttaaataacacaaaataatagcgaaatttttgaatttctttttctataaAGTGCTTAACTTAAAATATCTAAATTACAGATTTGTAAAGGAAATTTCACGGTTTATAAAAAAGTATTGAGATAACGTTTTCCTACCTCTAACCGATAAGAGATACCTATAAACATTaagtaattttgaatatcTCTTAATCGATTAGAGTTGGGAAAATTATATCTCAGTACTTTTTTATAAACCATGAAATTTCCTTTGCAAATCcgtatttaaatatttataagtaGAGCCGTTTACGtgcaaaaaacttcaacaATTTTCCGAGTTTTTTTTACGCTTTAATCACacgaaaaacagaaaaaataaaataggcGCCTCTGAATATCAATATTATGAGCTCATATTCGGCTAAGATATTCTATTCGAGATACTCTACCTAAATTTTGAGgcacgtttgaaaaaaaaaactttttttgcatACTCTCACGTGCCTGTGTAGCAACAGGACCGAAATCATTATATCAAACAGCGAGTGAATCGCAAATACTCACGACAATTTGACTGTCATTGGGATGCTCATTCCTTTGTAAAAGTAGGACATTCCATGTGTCCTAGGTCACCTTCAAACCTTGTCGCCTTTGATATTGTTCCCCTCCTGAGCTGTTCTTATACTATATTAGAGTATAAAACCTtccctgatttttttcacaatttttctgGTCCTTTTGCAGAGTTGTCAAGAGTTCAAATTCGATAGTTTATGAAATCTGAGAATTTTGAATCGATGTTATCTTGGACTTAAAATCTTTTATCAGCAAAAAACAAGGTGGTCGATGGATTCATCTTGaatccaatttttcttttaaaaacaAAGTACTTGGAACCTTGACAAGAACTTTGATTACCAAAAATTAGTTTGAAGATCAATGAGCGAAATTTCGTAACTATTGTCCATATTTTaaatatcactttttttcaccttctatacattttttaatacctaACGACATTTCCCTTCAAATGGGGAAATTCAAGATTCATCTACGAAGAAATAATTTGACCATTTTGTTAAAAACTATGCAACTCTCAGAAAtgtcgaaactttattttttgggTTCTGTACCGCTATTTCAGATTCAATGACGTGTTCCTACAGATGAATAAAATCCATTTCCACTTGCTgtagcggaaaaaaaaaccgtaaaaaacAGTTACTTTCGCGATATTTttgaacgaaaagaaaaatgtacagGGTTATCAgtaaaaggtaaaaaaaaaaacaagtgatgaagaagaaaaacaacatcTTCAAtagtatgagaaaaaaaaaaattatttaaataaacaagTAAACTCGGAAAAACACCcgtttatttagaaaaagtaTAGGTTAGTCGgtgaaacatgaaaaatagATTCATTTTCGGTAAAATCACAAGTTTAAATTAAACAGGATatggcaatttttcatgctGACTATTTGGTTGTAAGATCCTGtaagtttcagattttttcagcGAGCTGTTTCCCAGATCATTGCGGGAGTTTGCCGGACAGACGGACTGACTGACAGACAAAGCAATATTTCTctaaaaacctgtttttcggGTCCTAGAGGTTCGAAAATGCTAAGATTCgttaaaattagaaatagTGATTTTCTACTAAAACCAATATTGTTTTGattcaaaaacaaatttgcaCATTTGTACGTATAGTCAATCAATACAACTTTTTCGTGTATTCATACTCTACCTGAACAGCCCTAACCGTTTGAAGACTgattctatattatattatgaGATCACACTTTTGTCACGCACAACATATCTACGTTCATAATATTactaaaaaaagaagaacgagGTAAAAATGCAAGTGATACTTCAATCTCTTAAAATTGGGCAAACAGAAGGCCACGTTGCAAAGGTATTCAGCCAATGTCCGAGCAATGCTAAGacgaacattttcaaatttttgatcaaTTCAGCATTGCACATTTTGTTCACAAGTTCCTAATAGTGATCTTCATCTGCAGGGGCTGTAGTTCTCAAATTCTGGTTTGTGGTTCTTGAAGAAATGCACATGCAGAGCATAAAAACTATCATCTTTGATTCGAAGATTGTAATTAAGCTTGCTGTAGTAATGTAATAGTGGTGAATTTTTTGGTCTTAATGATGTGGCTCAAAGAGTACTTTTTTTATGATCCTCAAGACAGTAAACTTTTACCGACATAATTATACGTTTTAGGGAAACACGAAACCAaggattcatttttttataaagtttaaaattttgaagattAATCAACCCtgataaattcattttcattgattGGAATTTTTGAGTTTTATTCAACTTGTGATTGAGCTctggaatataaaaaatagaacTAGAACAATAATAAAGGTGAAGTAAATCTGTAAATATTGCTGGTAGGGTTTCGAgatcattttctgaaaagcTACCTTTCGAATGCTGTGGCTACAATTTCTTCAGTATTGCCCAATTAAATCATTGGAAATTTGTGCGACTGTTACTTACAGCCATTGGTTACCatatgacgaaaattttttatacagtcttatttttgattcgatcaaatatttcatgaaattccGCATCATATTTTGAATGATTACGAACAAATACAAATCGATGCTACTATTTAATCAATAAATCACCTCAATTATTTACTTGACTGAATATCAAATACTTCCGTGATATATCCTTTCTACTttgtcaataataattttctatataattcggtaataattattgttcattatgtatgattatgaatttcaaataagcCATTCATTCGACCTTTAAGATTAAGTTCCAAAAATCCTTTATAATGTTACAGTATTGGAATTCTTTACAGTCGGGTTTAATTGGTGTTATTAATTTGaatcaaattggaaaatattgaaacaaaattatctCTGGTTCTAAAAAAGGTCTCAAGACTTGAAGTATTTCACATTTCGATTTTTTGGCTTCACTAAAGATGACTCATATAATTTGAACTTTTCCTTCCTTACTTTgaacaattaataattaatttattgttttctcAAAGGAGAAATACCCACCCGGATCAGACGAAGCTTGTGATCAGCCGATCGAATGGTCTGAATCTCCAATACCTCGCAGGCGGAGATCGGAAGAACCAAATGACACTGGTGAAATATTGAAGTTGTCACATAATAACTCATTTGTGGTCGAAGATGAGTATGACGCCATTGGTCGTAATATTGCGGCCAAATTACGCAACATGCGACTTGATCAAAGGATAATTAGTGAAAAACTgttgaatgatattttattcgaagCACAACTTGGTAATCTCCACAGAGAttcaagtatacatatataaaaagaaactgtACATAGTAATATCATCCACTTGGTGTATAATGTGAAAGAAAGGACACATTCATTTTTGGGGGATGGACAACGTATGTGCTGAATTCAATGTTTTGAAAACAGAATCCACGAGCACTGCACTCATCTACCCATGAAACTGTAAGAGTTTCACGAAGTTGAAATTTGTAGCGTCAATGCAACGAATCAATGAAGCAAGGTACCAACCTTTCGCAACCTTATTAATTGGAAATTTGCAGGTATTGCGATTGCAAAGTGAGTATGCTTCGCTTCATTTATAGTATTGTTACTagctgaaaaattgatgtgaCGTCGGAATAACTCCAAGTGAGCTAAATTTTCTAGTACACCTACCTTTTATCATTCATAATATGCTGTGAAAAGTTTCCAGCGATCTGTTGTAGACAGTACTTTTGACAGTGCTCAGATTAGTTAAGTTTGGATAAGGATTTTACAACTACAAAGGTTAAAAATGATAAGTTGAgcaaatttcaaatgtaaaaGATGGTGTATAGTTTTTTTCATAGAAGCAATAATATCTACAAAAACTCAGTATGAAAGTCACAATACAAGCAAATACTACTGTTTTATTACACAAAAAGAACCTGTGAGTTATATTTTGAACGAGAGACATATTGAATGCATATAAgttgtatataaaaaaaaaagtgttgaaaTGCATTATGACAAAAACCttaatttattcgaaaaagcAGCTGTCAGAatgtatacattttattataattaaaggTTATACTTTTTCTGCTGCTAAATGCGGATTGTTTGCAGATTTGAGAACACGACAACTCAaggtcattttttgtttcattcagctcttgttttccttttttatctttcaaaataattctctCA
The Neodiprion fabricii isolate iyNeoFabr1 chromosome 5, iyNeoFabr1.1, whole genome shotgun sequence genome window above contains:
- the LOC124182975 gene encoding uncharacterized protein LOC124182975 — its product is MDNFSTQRYTETKMESFDSCMIDAPNQQPEMVQSVTEQSQPQQQIDSQESHDGMHPQHQSTPLPLIQIQPNSQPNATLTPVRLPAILDGEFFTVIRVQETNVTVRCLQCQKLLNGNLKSTGNFLSHVKRVHPFLIEKIKTKSNQRKPATVYIDMTADSCPEIVRTKRGYRKCYKSEKYPPGSDEACDQPIEWSESPIPRRRRSEEPNDTGEILKLSHNNSFVVEDEYDAIGRNIAAKLRNMRLDQRIISEKLLNDILFEAQLGNLHRDSSIHI